A region of the Myxococcus stipitatus DSM 14675 genome:
GGAAGCGGCCCTGAGCGGCGCGGGCCTGGAGCCAGCCGAGCAGCGCGCTGCGGATGTTGCCCAGGTGCATGCGCCCGGTGGGGCTGGGGGCGAAGCGCCCGCGAAAGTCGCTCATGGTGAGGGGAACTCCCGCCCGCGTTCCTAGCATGCCGTCCGGAGATGCTGCTTCCCCCCGTGCGGCATCCGGAGAGAATGCGGGCACCCGGTGGGCCGTTGCTCGGGCGAGAGACTCCATGCGCTTCATCCACTGCTCCGACGTCCACATCACCGACGACTACTTCGCGCTGCCCCTCCGGAGGCTGGGCTGGCGGCGCTGGATGGCCCTGGTCGAGCTCACGGTGGGCGGCCGCGCGAAGCGCTACGCCCGCGCGCGCCACGTGCTCTCCTCCATCGCTCGCGAGGTCGAGCACCACGCCGCCGACCACTTCATCCTCTCGGGCGACCTCACCGCCTACGCGCTCGACAGCGAGTTCCGCGGCGCGCGCGAGGCCCTGGGGTCGCTCGCGGAGGACCCGCGCCGCTGCACCGTCATCCCTGGCAACCACGACGTCTTCACGCCGGGCAGCCACCAGAAGGGCCGCTTCGCGAGCCACTTCGGTCAGCTGCTGCACAGTGACCTTCCGGAGTATCGCGGCGAGGGCGCCTTTCCCTTCGTGCGGTTGCTCGGCACCGAGGCCGCCGTGGTGGGGCTGTTGTCCGCGCGCGTCCCTTTCACCCCGGGGCTTTCGTACGGTGTCATCGGCGACGCGCAGCTCGGCGCGCTCTCCGCGCTGCTGAAGGACCCGAGGCTGGACGGGCGCGCGGTGCTCGTCGTGGTGCACCACGCCCCGCTGACGCGCCAGGGACATGCGGACCACTGGCATCACGGCCTGCGCGACGCGGAGGCGCTGCTCAGGCTGTTGCCAGGGCCTCGCCACGCGGTGCTGCATGGCCACATCCACCAGCGCTACCACCACCCGGCCACGGAGGATCGCCCGCACATCTTCGGCGCTGGCTCCTCCACCGAAGAAGGCCGGGAGGGCTACTGGCTCATCGAGGTGTCCCAGGGCCGAGTCCTCGGTGGCGAGATGCACACGCCCCGCGGGTGACTCGGCTCGAGGGGGGCGCTGGGCTCACGCGGTGAGGTGTGAAGCCGCGTAGCGTCGGGAGAAGTGGATCCACCGGCGCTCGTCGACCTCGACCTGCCACTCGGAGTTGGGCGTCAGGGGAAGCCGCTGCTTGAGGAAGCTCTCCAGATGGTCCGCGGCCTTCACGGGTGTGAGCCCCGGCGCGCGGAACGCGATGTGGAGGGAGACCTCCAGCGCGGTGGAGATCTCCACCACGGCGCAGATGCGCAGCGGTCCCACGCGTCGTTGATAAAGCGTGTTCTGCCCCGGCCAGATGGCCGGGTCCGTCTCACGTCGAATCGCCGCGAGCCAGTTGGACGGCTGGAGGATGAAGTCGAGCAGGTCGATGCTCGCCTCTTCCGTCGTCGCGTGCTCCTGAATGGAAAGCATCGCCCACCTCCCCGGGAAGCCGGAGGAAAGAATGTGCCCACGGCCATGGAGCGTGCAAGAGGCTCCCCGCTGAAACCTCGCGGGTGTCTTCCAGCGTTACAGATGATGAGACCCGTTGTAGGGCCGGGACCGCACGTGTCGGCGGCGCACGTTAACGGGCACGGCTGACATGCGCGTGCCGTTCGCGCGACGGCGTCACGGGCTGGTGGGAAGTGAACGACGCGAGCGCCGCTCCACCGCGGACTTGAGCTGACCACAGCCCGCGTCGATGTCGATGCCGCGGCGTTGACGCACGGTGCTGGGGATGCCGTGTGCCATCAGCGTGTCCTGGAAGGCGCGCACCGACGTGGGCTGGCTGGGTCCACCGTCGTAACCCACCGTGGGATTGAGGGGAATCACGTTCACGTGCGCGTCCATGCCAGTGAGCAGCGCGCCCAACGTGTTCGCGTGTTCAGGCGTGTCGTTGCGCCCTTCGATGAGCGTCCACTCGAAGAAGATGCGGCGCTTGCGTCGGGCGATGTAGTAGCGGCACGCGTCCATCAGCTCCGCCAGGGGCCAGCGCCGTCCGGCGGGGACCAGCGCGGCGCGCTCCTCGTCCGTGGCGCCGTGGAGGCTGACGGCCAGCTGGACGGGACGGTCCTCGTCCGCCAGGCGGCGGATGCCGGGCACCACGCCCACGGTGCTCAGCGTGATGAAGCGCGGCGCCATCGCCAGGCCCAATGGGTCGACCAGGACATCCATGGCCGCCATCGTGTTGTCGTAGTTGTGGAGCGGCTCGCCCATCCCCATGAGGACGATGTTGCGCAGCGTCTCGCCGGACTCGCGAAGGATGCGCCGTACATGGAGAATCTGCCCGACGATTTCGCCCGGCGTCAGATGCCGTGACAGTCCCATCTGCCCCGTGGCGCAGAAGACACAGCCCATGGCGCAGCCGGCCTGGGTGCTGATGCACACCGTCGCGCGGCCCTTGAAGCGCATGAGGACGGTTTCAATCGTCTGTCCGTCCTCCAGCTTCAGGAGGAGCTTGTGCGTGTAGCCGTCCGAGCTGAAGGCCTCGTGGTGGGTCGTCAGGTGTCCCAGCCGGGTGTGCGCGCGCAGCCGGTCCCTGAGCTCCGGGCGCAGGCCCTCCAGTTCCTCGAGCGCGCGCGCCTGCTGGCGGTACAGCCCCGTCCACAGCACATCGCGGTGGTGGGGACGGAAGCCCCAGTCGGACAGCAGCGCGCCGAGCGCGGGCCGCGTCAGGTCGTAGAGGTTGGTGGGCGTGTCGGAGGACGGCATGACCAGGGCTCCAGATAACACACCCGGGCCGGCGGCACCTGGGCGTGTGGGTCCTCTCGGCGGGGCCCCCGGGCGGCCGCCCACCCGCCATCCCCACCGTGCGACCCGCCGAGCCCCTGTCGTGACCTGTCGGTGCGGGCGACCATCTCCAAGCTGTCCCTGAATGGGGCTCGCCATCCAGCAGGAGGTCTTCCTTCCGGAGGACTACGAGCGCTTCGCGCGCCGGCTCGACGAGAGCCTGGTGGCGCTGCGGGAGTTGTTGGCGAGGCCCGGCTTCGGAGAGGGTGCGGCGACCGTCGGCGCGGAGCTGGAGTTGTTCCTCGTCGATGCGCGGGGCTTCCCGCTGCCGGTGAACCGACAGGTGCTGGCGCGCACGGTGGACCCGCGCGTCACGTTGGAGATGGACCGCTTCAACCTGGAGCTGAACCCTCGGCCCGGGCCGCTCGCGGGTCGTCCGTTTCGCGCGCTCCAGGAGGAGCTGGAGGACTCGCTGCGCGAGGTGCGGCGCGCGGCGAAGACGCAGGGTGCGCGAGTGGCGGTGGTGGGCATCCTCCCGACGCTGCGCGAGGAGGACCTGGGGTGGGAGGCGCTGACGGCGCAGCCTCGCTACCGCGCGTTGTCCTCGGCCATCCGACAGCGGCGCGCGTCGCCCTTCCAGGTGGCCATCTCCGGCGAGGAGGAGTCCCTGTCGCTCACGTGGGATGACGTGACGCTGGAGGGAGCGAACACGTCGTTCCAGGTGCACCTGCGAGTGGCGCCTCGGGACTTCGCCCGGCTGTACAACGCCGCGCAGCTCGCCACCGCGCCGGTGCTGGCCGTGGGTGGGAACTCGCCGCTGCTGTTGGGGCGCAAGCTCTGGGATGAGACGCGCGTGGCGCTGTTCCGACAGGCGGTGGATGACCGTGCGGAGCCGGGCGTGGGCGGCTTCTGTGCTCCCGCGCGGGTGACGTTCGGCCATGGCTGGGCGCGCGAGGGTGCGTACGAGCTGTTCGCGGAGTCGGTCGCGCTGCATCCGCCGCTGCTGCCGGTGATGGGGCACGAGTCGCCGCTGGAGCGCGTGGCGGCGGGGGGACTGCCGAGCCTGGACGAGCTGCGGCTGCATCAGGGGACGGTCTGGACATGGAACCGCGCCATCTACGACCCGCGAGACTCGGGTCACCTGCGCATCGAGATGCGCGCGTTGCCCGCGGGCCCCTCGGTGGTGGACATGGTGGCCAATGGGGCGTTCCTGTTGGGACTGACGCTGGGGCTGGGCGAGCGCATGGACGCGTTGCTTCCGGCGCTGCCCTTCGCGCACGCCACGGGCAACTTCTTGCGCGCCGCGCGCCGAGGCTTGGACGCGGAGCTCTCCTGGCCCGGCGAGTCCGTGCCGAGTCCTCGCGTGGTGCCCGTGGTGGAGCTGGTGCGCAGGCTTCTGCCCGTGGCGCGGCGGGGCCTGTTGGTGGCGGGTGTCGAGGCGGACGAAGTGGACCGGATGCTGGACATCATCGCGCGGCGCGTGGACACGGGGCGCACGGGCGCGCGCTGGCAGCGGAGGGTGCTCGCGCGGCTGGAGGCGGAGCTGCCCCGTCGGGACGCGCTGGCGGCGATGCTGGAGCGCTACCTCCAGCACTCGGAGTCGGGCGAGCCCGTCCACACGTGGCCGGAGGACTGAGCCCGCCGCCGGGCTCGTCCCGGAATCGGTCGACCGAGCAGCCGTGACGCGGCTCGAGGCGACTCGCATTGCGAGGAGCCCGGGCCTGGGATGAATATCCGCCCGCCCGCGCCGTCAGCGGGCCGACACCCGTGCGCGCGCATATGACTCGACTCCTTCCCGCCATCCTGCTGCTCGCCGTCCTGGGCAGCGCCTGCTCCGCCTCCCTGCGCGGACGCGCCGACAAGCTGGCTCGCGAGGGCCGCTTCGTCGAGGCGGCCACCCTCTACGACGACCTTGTCCAACAGAGCCCCCACGAGAAGGAGCTGGTGACCGAGCGCGACGGCCTGCGAGGCCGCGCGTTGGACCAACTCCTGGGCAACGCCCGTCGCTTCCGGTTGCAAGGCGTCGACGAGAAGGCGGAGGAGGACCTGCTCCAGTTCCTGGACCGCCGCGCGCAGTGGAACAGCAAGCTGAACGGGGGACTCGAGAGCTCGCTGCTGGAGGAGATGGAGGGGACCCACGAGCACCTGCGACGCACCATCAGCACCCCCGCCTCACAAGGGCTGGC
Encoded here:
- a CDS encoding metallophosphoesterase family protein; translation: MRFIHCSDVHITDDYFALPLRRLGWRRWMALVELTVGGRAKRYARARHVLSSIAREVEHHAADHFILSGDLTAYALDSEFRGAREALGSLAEDPRRCTVIPGNHDVFTPGSHQKGRFASHFGQLLHSDLPEYRGEGAFPFVRLLGTEAAVVGLLSARVPFTPGLSYGVIGDAQLGALSALLKDPRLDGRAVLVVVHHAPLTRQGHADHWHHGLRDAEALLRLLPGPRHAVLHGHIHQRYHHPATEDRPHIFGAGSSTEEGREGYWLIEVSQGRVLGGEMHTPRG
- a CDS encoding glutamate-cysteine ligase family protein — its product is MGLAIQQEVFLPEDYERFARRLDESLVALRELLARPGFGEGAATVGAELELFLVDARGFPLPVNRQVLARTVDPRVTLEMDRFNLELNPRPGPLAGRPFRALQEELEDSLREVRRAAKTQGARVAVVGILPTLREEDLGWEALTAQPRYRALSSAIRQRRASPFQVAISGEEESLSLTWDDVTLEGANTSFQVHLRVAPRDFARLYNAAQLATAPVLAVGGNSPLLLGRKLWDETRVALFRQAVDDRAEPGVGGFCAPARVTFGHGWAREGAYELFAESVALHPPLLPVMGHESPLERVAAGGLPSLDELRLHQGTVWTWNRAIYDPRDSGHLRIEMRALPAGPSVVDMVANGAFLLGLTLGLGERMDALLPALPFAHATGNFLRAARRGLDAELSWPGESVPSPRVVPVVELVRRLLPVARRGLLVAGVEADEVDRMLDIIARRVDTGRTGARWQRRVLARLEAELPRRDALAAMLERYLQHSESGEPVHTWPED
- the rlmN gene encoding 23S rRNA (adenine(2503)-C(2))-methyltransferase RlmN; translated protein: MPSSDTPTNLYDLTRPALGALLSDWGFRPHHRDVLWTGLYRQQARALEELEGLRPELRDRLRAHTRLGHLTTHHEAFSSDGYTHKLLLKLEDGQTIETVLMRFKGRATVCISTQAGCAMGCVFCATGQMGLSRHLTPGEIVGQILHVRRILRESGETLRNIVLMGMGEPLHNYDNTMAAMDVLVDPLGLAMAPRFITLSTVGVVPGIRRLADEDRPVQLAVSLHGATDEERAALVPAGRRWPLAELMDACRYYIARRKRRIFFEWTLIEGRNDTPEHANTLGALLTGMDAHVNVIPLNPTVGYDGGPSQPTSVRAFQDTLMAHGIPSTVRQRRGIDIDAGCGQLKSAVERRSRRSLPTSP